A single Cucumis melo cultivar AY chromosome 4, USDA_Cmelo_AY_1.0, whole genome shotgun sequence DNA region contains:
- the LOC103486360 gene encoding delta-1-pyrroline-5-carboxylate synthase-like yields the protein MGSIDPTRTFIRKVKRLVVKVGTAVVTRGDGRLALGRLGALCEQLKELNSRGYEVILVTSGAVGLGRQRLRYRRLANSSFADLQTNPQGDFDGKACAAVGQSSLMALYDTMFSQLDVTSSQLLVTDSVFSDTGFRQQLSETVNALLDLRVIPIFNENDAVSTRKTPYEDSSGIFWDNDSLAGLLALELKADLLVLLSDVEGLYSGPPSDPNSKLIQTFVKEKHLGQITFGAKSRVGRGGMTAKVNAAVYASCAGIPVVITSGFATDNIIKVLQGEMKGTLFHKDAHLWTLVKEVSAREMAISARESSRRLQALKSEDRRKILMDVADALEENENMILAENSADIEAAEEAGYEKPLISRLALKPGRIKLLANSVRKLADMEEPIGRILKRSELASDLVLESVSCSLGVLLVVFESRPDALVQIAALAIRSGNGLLLKGGKEAGRSNAALHKVITSVIPDTVGEKLIGLVTSREEIPDLLKLDNVIDLVIPRGSNKLVSQIKESTKIPVLGHSDGICHVYVDKSADIEMAKRIVSDAKVDYPAACNAMETLLVHEDLANNGGLIELITELRKEGVSLYGGKRASALLKINEASSFHHEYNALTCTVEIVDDVFAAIDHIHEHGSSHTDCIIAEDQEVAEIFLNQVDSAAVFHNASTRFCDGARFGLGAEVGISTSRIHARGPVGVEGLLTTRWILRGSGQVVNGDKGVAYIHRDLTLKN from the exons ATGGGTTCAATAGATCCTACCAGAACCTTCATTAGAAAAGTGAAGCGTCTGGTCGTTAAG GTTGGAACGGCTGTTGTTACTCGTGGAGATGGAAGGCTGGCATTGGGAAGACTTGGAGCTCTTTGTGAGCAG CTGAAGGAATTGAACTCTCGAGGGTACGAGGTTATTTTGGTAACATCAGGTGCTGTGGGCCTTGGTCGCCAAAGGCTCAGATATCGAAGATTGGCCAATAGCAG CTTTGCTGATCTTCAGACGAATCCACAAGGTGATTTTGATGGTAAGGCATGTGCAGCTGTTGGGCAGAGTAGCCTCATGGCTCTTTATGATACGATGTTTAGCCAG CTTGATGTGACGTCTTCTCAACTTCTAGTGACAGATTCAGTTTTTAGTGATACTGGGTTTAGACAACAACTTTCTGAAACAGTTAATGCATTGTTAGATCTTAGGGTCATTcccatttttaatgaaaatgatGCAGTTAGTACTAGGAAAACTCCATACGAGGATTCTTCTGGTATCTTTTGGGACAATGACAGTTTGGCAGGTCTATTAGCTTTAGAACTCAAAGCTGATCTTCTTGTGTTACTTAGTGATGTTGAAGGCTTGTATAGTGGCCCTCCAAGTGACCCAAATTCAAAGCTAATCCAGACTTTTGTTAAAGAGAAACATTTAGGCCAAATTACATTTGGGGCCAAATCCAGAGTTGGAAGAGGTGGTATGACTGCTAAAGTTAATGCTGCTGTTTATGCTTCTTGTGCTGGCATTCCTGTTGTCATTACCAG TGGTTTTGCCACTGATAACATAATAAAAGTACTCCAAGGTGAGATGAAAGGAACTCTCTTTCACAAAGATGCCCATCTGTGGACTTTGGTTAAAGAGGTTTCTGCAAGAGAGATGGCGATCTCTGCACGGGAAAGTTCTAGACGGCTTCAG GCTCTCAAATCTGAAGATAGGAGAAAGATATTGATGGATGTTGCTGATGCTCTTGAAGAGAATGAAAATATGATTTTGGCTGAGAATTCTGCTGATATTGAAGCTGCAGAGGAGGCTGGATATGAGAAGCCTCTGATATCTCGTTTGGCTCTAAAGCCTGGAAGG ATTAAGCTTCTTGCAAACTCTGTTCGTAAACTTGCAGACATGGAAGAACCAATTGGTCGCATTTTAAAAAGAAGTGAG CTTGCGAGCGACCTTGTTTTAGAAAGTGTTTCATGTTCTTTGGGTGTCCTCCTAGTTGTTTTCGAGTCTCGGCCTGATGCTCTAGTGCAG ATAGCTGCGTTGGCAATACGAAGTGGAAATGGTCTACTTCTTAAAGGAGGAAAAGAAGCCGGACGATCAAATGCAGCTTTGCATAAG GTCATCACTTCAGTCATCCCCGATACTGTTGGCGAAAAACTTATTGGACTTGTAACATCAAGAGAAGAGATCCCTGATCTACTCAAG CTTGACAATGTGATAGACCTTGTGATTCCAAGAGGAAGCAACAAGCTCGTGTCTCAGATTAAAGAGTCCACAAAGATTCCTGTTCTTGGCCATTCGG ATGGAATCTGTCATGTCTACGTTGACAAATCGGCTGATATAGAGATGGCGAAGCGGATAGTGTCTGATGCAAAAGTTGATTATCCAGCCGCCTGCAATGCAAtg GAAACACTCTTGGTACATGAAGATTTAGCAAACAATGGAGGACTTATTGAACTCATTACCGAACTGCGGAAAGAAG GTGTGTCTCTATATGGAGGAAAACGAGCTAGTGCATTACTTAAGATCAATGAGGCAAGTTCATTCCACCATGAGTATAATGCACTGACCTGCACGGTTGAAATTGTGGATGATGTCTTTGCTGCCATTGACCATATACACGAACATGGAAG CTCACATACCGACTGTATCATCGCCGAAGATCAGGAAGTTGCTGAAATTTTCTTGAATCAAGTCGACAG TGCTGCTGTATTCCACAATGCCAGTACACGATTTTGCGATGGCGCTCGGTTTGGACTTGGGGCAGAG GTAGGAATAAGTACCAGCAGAATTCATGCTCGAGGCCCAGTAGGAGTTGAAGGACTGTTAACAACAAGATG GATTTTGAGGGGAAGTGGGCAAGTAGTGAATGGCGATAAAGGAGTGGCTTACATCCACAGGGATCTCACcctgaaaaattga
- the LOC127149110 gene encoding glycine-rich protein DOT1-like translates to MQKKKKSNNQTDGHKGGRKFRPPRGHGGRAAGGGSGSGNGNLAVLTDHDGGVALAATTLGFAVAAAALVDAGEHGGSCGGGECGGGGCGGG, encoded by the coding sequence aagaagaaaaagagcaATAATCAAACAGATGGGCACAAAGGTGGCCGGAAATTCAGACCGCCGAGAGGACACGGAGGGAGAGCGGCAGGTGGTGGTTCCGGCTCTGGAAATGGTAATTTGGCTGTTCTGACTGATCATGATGGTGGTGTTGCCTTGGCGGCGACGACGCTTGGTTTTGCGGTTGCTGCAGCTGCGTTAGTTGATGCTGGGGAACATGGCGGAAGCTGTGGTGGTGGAGAGTGCGGCGGTGGTGGCTGTGGTGGTGGTTGA